A segment of the Polyodon spathula isolate WHYD16114869_AA chromosome 17, ASM1765450v1, whole genome shotgun sequence genome:
TTATGATTAATGTTAGGaatgaaagaaatgaaaatattGTTGGGGTTGAAGCTTTAGGAACTAGTAATGTACAGTCTTGAAATGGAACCAATTTGTACTTGTTCTTAAATCTTTCAGTAAATTCACTGGGAACTTCTTCTACAATTACATGATGGGAGTGGAGTTTAATCCCAGGATTGGGAGCTGGTTCGATTTTAAGCTCTTCTTCAACGGACGCCCTGGAATCATAGCCTGGACCCTCATCAACCTCTCCTATGCAGCCAAACAGCAGGAGCTCTACGGTCGGGTGACCAACTCCATGATCCTGGTCAACGTTCTCCAGGTAAGGTTCACACAAGTAGTTGGTATAAAATGTGCCTTTTAAGATCTGGAATGTGCTAGCTTGCAAAAAATAACAGTCTAATATCAGGAGAGGTAGCCCGTAGTTATAAGTGACACGTTTAAATTACCTTTATTCTTGAATTTAGCAGAAAATCAGTAAAAGCTAACTGACATTCCTAGTAGTTTTCCATTTCTCATTACTAGCTGTCAGTAGTTAGCATGCTTGTCTTGCTCTTTCAGTAAGCCCAGATAAACCAGCATTTCACTAAAATCATGTGAAAATAGCTGGATAATTGCACAGGATTTAATGAACTTAAGACTGCGTTCCACTAGATTGGACCACTCTGCTTGTACCAGCAGAAACGTAACATGCTCATTGCAAGGGTCTCTCAAAATACTTTCATATGTGTCGTAATGCTTAAGGTGCATTCCCTAGTGAGCTGAGAATAGTCACATTCTGTACATTACAGGGCAGACTGAGACCGTTATCTTCAAAGGCAGGCAGTAGCAGTTGTCTTTGAAAGGTATAAAAGATTTGCATTTATTAGAATGATTGCTAACAGTCTGCTTTTGTTCCTTTTGACAGGCTATTTATGTGTTGGATTTCTTTTGGAATGAAGCCTGGTACCTGAAAACCATTGACATCTGCCATGATCATTTTGGGTGGTACCTTGGTTGGGGAGACTGTGTGTGGCTCCCCTTCCTCTACACACTCCAGGTATGTAACGACTCTAGTGATCTTGATAGCCACTGATCATCGTTATTTATAGAGCATAATGACAACAGGGTTAGGAGAATGCAGATTACACTGTGAGGATATTAACTTTCAACATGGTTACTTCCTCCGATAGTATGGAGAAGTTGGCGGCATCAGACATGGAATTAGAAAATCGaatacaatgtaaataacatttagCCAAAAGCAAGCTCAGAGACAGCTACTGTATAGGTGAAACTTAGTATATATCAAGGAATTAAACTCAAATACTTTTGTAGGCGTCAGAAAAATAAGGGAAAGGTGAAAAAAACTTGGCGTTAAGCTATTTACTAAATACTCTCCCCTACCCACGTCCACCCGCAGGGCCTGTACCTGGTCTACAATCCAGTCCAGCTTTCTACTTCTAATGTTGTTGGAGTCCTACTCTTGGGCCTCGTCGGCTACTACATCTTCAGGATGACCAATCACCAGAAGGACCTGTTTCGCCGCACTGACGGCAACTGCAAGATCTGGGGCAGGAAACCAGCGTACATTGAGTGCTCCTACACCTCTGCCAACGGCACGAAACACCAGAGCAAGCTCATGATCTCTGGCTTCTGGGGGGTGGCGCGCCATTTCAATTACACCGGTGACCTGATGGGGTCGCTGTCCTACTGCCTGGCCTGTGGTTTCGGCCACCTCCTTCCTTATTTCTACATCATCTACATGACAATCCTCCTGGTGCACCGCTGTGTCCGTGACGAACACCGCTGCTCCAGCAAGTACGGCACGGACTGGAAGCGCTACACAGACGCAGTGCCCTGTCGGATTTTACCTGCCATTTTCTAGAATTCACATTTTACatcagcagtttgatccattcctggttttactatgaattaaTCGGACACTGAAGAGCTTGTTGCCTGTACATGTGGCTAATCATGCTCGTAGCAAAACTTGGAATGGGTAATGCTGTATAATTGCAGtagtatttccatccctgtgcattacatttttattggatattggaattgttttttgttttgttttgttttgggaggaGGTTGTTGTATATAATTTAACTGTTAAAGGAAAAAGCTACCATCTCTCAAAATGGTACACCACATAGAAAACCAAGGTAAATAATCAACAGAAACCTGTAGAAAGCTGAAAGCTTGCAGATTTaacaatggattaaaaaaaaaaaaaaactatgatacTGCCAAATTTAGCTTGGTTTTCACATTGATAGTCACATCTGTCTAAAGAGGAGTAGATTTAAAAACatagtttctgtttttattaaccaacaatgtatttttctttcacGAAACAGACCTTTGTTTTCATATCCAAAAATCACATTTAGACCCATGGgaccctttataaaaaaaaaaaaaaaaaaaaaacacctttctcctatatttgttttttctcaacgtgtttttgtcaataaaataaagtgcaatattcatgaaactgttcctGGCTTCTTTAATAGTGTAGAACAatttcatgaattaaaaaaaaaaatccataatcaCTTTTTCAAAACTTTCTGAAGTGTTTCACTATTTCATGCGACTGTGTTTAACATTTGaaattgtgtatattttttgtcattaaaatgtacGCTGAAATGGCTCTGTGGTgagttatttatataatttattatattattatataacaccCAGCATAAAACATCTGCAGTTTCAAGTAGCCTACTGACTGTGTTTATAACATACACAAATGCAAAACTTCACTGTTTGAACACTGCCATTGTAAAAGGGACACAAGCATGTTCACATCCATACAGAATTATTTTTGacaacaagaaaacagaaaaaaatactatcTGTATCGCTACCCTAGTCCTGCTTTAAAGAGACGTTTATTAATTTCAGTTAATAAACAGTTAATTTCAGTGTTAACCGCGGTCTCACTCAGCAGTGACGTAGCTAGAGTGGCGGTTTTAGGGGTTTTTAACGttggacaataaaaaaaaaattatcactcGTGCAAAAATCTCGATCCATAAAAGTAGCGCCACTATAAAATACAATTGCTGGTGGTGGGTAGTGACCCTGTTTTACTCAGATATCGTCTTTTTATTTCCACCCACTGAAATAAATTTAACCATGCCAGTCtgtcttattttaaataaagttatcaGTCTGTCTCTTGACTGCGTGTGTTTTGTTCATCTGGGCACGTTTAAATAAAGTTCTAGAAGAAGTACTGGGCTGGTTGCTGAGGAAGGGGTAGGGGCTGCTGCTGACACAGAGGTTTGTGTTTCCGtttaaataagcaatacaaataaTATCGAGGATGGGCGAATGGGGACATGCAAGACACGGAACGACCGTGCAACGAGtccatattatttttaattattcaattatttaagtGTACTGACAATGAAGAAGACAAAAGCAGACAGGTCTGGCACTGTAGGTGCAGCCACACAGGCAAGACAGGTGCTTTTGCTAAGTACTGTATTACAGCGTCTCCTCACAGTGGTTTGTGGTGCTGAAAACTGTTAATTAACGGTACGATGTCCTCATTTATCAGCAGCTCGGTGCTGAAATACCGTGCATGAAAAGAGGTCAGCGAGCTCTCTTGCACCAATTATCAGATTTTGGGGGTCACTTTGGTTAGAGCTGGAAGTGATTTATGTGTTCTATTCAGCACAGCCAAAACAGTCAATGTTAATAAAAGCCAAGCTCCAGAatttggttttaattattaaaagctcattcatacaaaacaaaacaaaaaaaaaaaaaatgccaatattaTTCAATGGAAATGTAacggttttttgtttgtttgtttttacatttgatAAACCACAAAGATCAAACTAATGGCAATCCAAAGACTTTTAATGATTAAACTTTTTGAATGGACCTATCACCAATTACATCTTGAGCTTGCCAATATATAAGCCCACAAGAACAATTTAATGTCCACAATGCAGTTTGCCACATACGCCATTTGagatttacaaaatattaaatagcCTGACATAAATGTTGCTGGGTACAACCAAGGATGGCGGTACCTTTAGTTCCAACTATATAACCCTAGCTCTGTCTATataaaaatgcatgcattgcGTGCATTCTACTCacagcgcatatatatatatatatatatatatatatatatatatatatatatatatatatatatatatatatatataagggcttTGCCCAAAAAAAACGAACTTCACAGAGCACAGACGCATGCACGCAGAGAGGCCTTAAGTATGCAGTGTGTGCAGCAAACGGTTCAACCGCAGTACGCATCTCACACGGGAGAGAGACCCTATAACTGCCTTAAATGTAATAAAGGATTTATGGACTCTTCTACACTTTGGAAACATGTAATGTATCATTTAGGTCAGCAAGCACCCTACCTATTCCTTCCAGGTGCCTTTGATAGCAAGTCTGTCCATAATATCTGCCTTCCTAATTCCCTGCCCGTTAGGAAAACAGTTGGTTTATAGACATGCTAAAATATCGCCACAAAAAACGGGACTGGAATTTCATGTGGGGTCAAAAACATGCTATGGTCTATTTAAGAAAAGCTGCAAAGTTAATCCTGTTCGTTTTGAGTTTATGTACTTGAACTGCTTGTGCTGCATACTTGAACAACTTTTGTACTCCCTAGTAATTATCTTTAGCATACACGATTTGTTTCAAGCttatattttaaagcaaagacgATTGTGGACAACAAGGTTTTTCTACTATTGTGGTCAACTCAAAACCCCAAGCAATATTTTTTGAAGTACTGTATTATCCACAGAAGCAGTAGGTCTGACTGCTTCCCCTCACAAATTCCTGAGTGAACCAACTGAAATATGatactgtatataatggaagGAACCTAgctatgtgtttttaaacagctgctAGATTGCAAAATAGAGGACTCCATATTTAATTTACTACATCTTTGAACTGCAcaggaaagaacaaaacaaaacctgtataATATTGATGTTGCAGGTTGAGTTTTAGGAACAGTAACATGTCTGTTGACTTCTAACCCCCAACCAACAGCTCTTCTTAATTATGTTAAAATACAAtacccaaaaaagaaaaaatgaatttcaAAGAAAATGCTTCTCAAATATATTGCTACCTTGAATATATAATTGTCATTAACTTCAAATGCAGATGATTTTAATAAGCAATCCCTCTCACGTGGGCAGTGTATcccaatgtatatattttaatacccATTTAACTCCAGTTCAACCTATTCAACATACTTTTTTGGTTGACCTGAATCTATAATCAAGCTTTCTTTACAACATTAACAAGAGAGCAAGTTCAGTGATTACTGCATTGCTATATCCATTGATTGACAACAAATAGATGGtgtatttgttcattattttaccCAAAAAATTGTTTTTCTGCAATAAGGACTATTCCGGGATAAGGGCACAAATTGTTGTGGTCCGTGTTGTGGTAAAACAGGCAACACATGCCACAGCACGAAACGGGATTTAGCTCTAGTTTCTAAAGTTTCCGTTCTAacacaatataaaatactgtatttatttattgtagagGTAGCTGAATTGTCATTCTGCTTTGTCTGTACTTTAACATGTCTTTTTCAG
Coding sequences within it:
- the LOC121330286 gene encoding 7-dehydrocholesterol reductase-like, translating into MAASQSSGTTKRRNKNVSNGVSGIEKEQLGQWGRAWEVDWFSLISVILLLCFAPFIVFYFVMACDQYDCSVTEPVADLYTGKSSLPDIWNRAPSFTWTAAKIYFIWVTFQIVLYMCLPDLCHKFLPGYVGGVQEGARTPAGTVNNYQINGLQCWIITHAVWFANAYYFKWFSPTIIFDNWIPLLWCANILGYSVSTFAFIKAYLFPTNAKDCKFTGNFFYNYMMGVEFNPRIGSWFDFKLFFNGRPGIIAWTLINLSYAAKQQELYGRVTNSMILVNVLQAIYVLDFFWNEAWYLKTIDICHDHFGWYLGWGDCVWLPFLYTLQGLYLVYNPVQLSTSNVVGVLLLGLVGYYIFRMTNHQKDLFRRTDGNCKIWGRKPAYIECSYTSANGTKHQSKLMISGFWGVARHFNYTGDLMGSLSYCLACGFGHLLPYFYIIYMTILLVHRCVRDEHRCSSKYGTDWKRYTDAVPCRILPAIF